The proteins below come from a single Myxocyprinus asiaticus isolate MX2 ecotype Aquarium Trade chromosome 28, UBuf_Myxa_2, whole genome shotgun sequence genomic window:
- the LOC127418675 gene encoding cysteine/serine-rich nuclear protein 2-like isoform X2, whose protein sequence is MARHHCAIRHYTLGEFAQEQESSHKHVLRQHLRQEKLNARKLKLTRNGTVESPEAELLTLDDISDEDLDVESMEVDDCFFLQPLPTKRRRALLRASGIARIDAREKAELRAIRLSREECGCDCRFYCDPRHCGCSQAGIKCQVDRMSFPCGCTRDGCGNTAGRIEFNPLRVRTHYLHTIMKLDHEKRSLLGVRSGEDWGDETELVSSPYLSLSSLDSDVVVETHSIQQLHEEQCDSLERENEIAVLHLQSAEEWERRQEQEEQQVEEAQTTDPTLCLLQGSLTSQSAMEAMEGVLLEGPFPEGATLLCITENHADEQTQQRLLKDPASLLYYQVDPVETAAFETLPAQCEDVVSEVGKLETETENDCQKRGTCRQDSTESVSAEVPPSPEINPHGGEEHLCPEQASNDEECLETCLALDKKAVQLPPEV, encoded by the exons ATGGCGCGCCATCACTGTGCCATACGACATTACACCCTGGGCGAGTTTGCACAAGAACAAGAAAGCAGCCATAAACATGTGCTGCGTCAGCACCTACGACAAGAAAAGCTTAACGCTCGCAAGTTAAAG CTTACACGAAATGGAACTGTAGAGTCCCCCGAAGCTGAGTTGCTCACCCTGGATGACATATCTGATGAAGATCTGGACGTGGAGAGCATGGAGGTGGACGACTGCTTCTTCCTTCAGCCTCTTCCCACCAAGAGGCGCAGGGCACTACTGAGGGCCTCAGGCATTGCCCGCATAGATGCCAGAGAAAAGGCTGAGCTGCGTGCCATACGTCTGTCCCGTGAGGAGTGTGGTTGTGACTGCCGCTTCTACTGTGACCCTCGGCACTGTGGCTGCAGCCAGGCTGGAATTAAGTGCCAG GTGGATCGGATGTCCTTCCCATGTGGCTGCACCCGTGACGGTTGTGGTAACACCGCTGGCCGCATCGAGTTCAACCCTCTGCGTGTGCGTACACACTATCTCCACACTATCATGAAACTTGACCATGAGAAAAGAAGCTTGCTGGGTGTTAGGTCTGGAGAAGACTGGGGAGATGAGACAGAGCTGGTCTCCTCACCATATCTGTCTCTTTCTTCCTTGGACTCAGATGTGGTAGTGGAGACCCACAGCATTCAGCAGCTTCATGAGGAGCAGTGTGACAGCTTGGAGCGCGAGAACGAAATCGCTGTGCTCCACCTCCAGAGTGCAGAGGAATGGGAGAGGAGGCAGGAGCAGGAAGAGCAGCAGGTAGAGGAGGCGCAGACCACTGACCCAACCCTTTGTCTCCTGCAAGGGTCCTTGACCAGCCAGTCTGCGATGGAGGCCATGGAGGGTGTTCTTCTAGAAGGGCCTTTTCCTGAAGGTGCAACCCTGCTGTGTATTACAGAGAACCATGCTGATGAACAGACCCAGCAGAGGTTGCTCAAAGACCCAGCTTCACTCCTCTACTATCAGGTAGACCCTGTGGAGACAGCAGCTTTTGAGACACTTCCTGCTCAATGTGAGGATGTGGTCAGCGAGGTTGGAAAGCTAGAGACGGAGACTGAGAATGATTGTCAAAAACGAGGAACCTGCAGGCAGGATTCGACTGAAAGCGTGTCTGCCGAAGTACCTCCATCTCCAGAAATTAATCCACATGGGGGAGAAGAACATCTTTGTCCAGAGCAGGCCTCGAATGATGAGGAATGCCTTGAGACCTGCCTGGCACTAGATAAAAAGGCAGTACAGCTTCCTCCAGAAGTGTAG
- the LOC127418675 gene encoding cysteine/serine-rich nuclear protein 2-like isoform X1: METVSSRALKRRFKEVDSGSPCSTPKDSDDDISSSDSADSCDSLNAPSSSLTPPSILRRHKASLGRKQVRFDAVTVYYFSRKQGFTSVPSQGGSSLGMARHHCAIRHYTLGEFAQEQESSHKHVLRQHLRQEKLNARKLKLTRNGTVESPEAELLTLDDISDEDLDVESMEVDDCFFLQPLPTKRRRALLRASGIARIDAREKAELRAIRLSREECGCDCRFYCDPRHCGCSQAGIKCQVDRMSFPCGCTRDGCGNTAGRIEFNPLRVRTHYLHTIMKLDHEKRSLLGVRSGEDWGDETELVSSPYLSLSSLDSDVVVETHSIQQLHEEQCDSLERENEIAVLHLQSAEEWERRQEQEEQQVEEAQTTDPTLCLLQGSLTSQSAMEAMEGVLLEGPFPEGATLLCITENHADEQTQQRLLKDPASLLYYQVDPVETAAFETLPAQCEDVVSEVGKLETETENDCQKRGTCRQDSTESVSAEVPPSPEINPHGGEEHLCPEQASNDEECLETCLALDKKAVQLPPEV, encoded by the exons ATGGAGACAGTGTCATCTCGTGCCCTGAAGCGCAGATTCAAAGAGGTGGACAGCGGCTCGCCGTGTTCCACACCCAAAGATTCGGACGATGACATCTCCAGCAGTGACAGCGCTGATAGCTGCGACAGTCTCAATGCTCCCTCCAGCTCTCTCACGC CCCCCTCCATTCTCAGAAGACACAAAGCCTCTTTAGGTCGTAAGCAGGTACGATTTGATGCAGTTACGGTCTACTACTTCTCCAGAAAGCAGGGCTTCACCAGTGTGCCCAGTCAGGGTGGCAGCTCCCTGGGCATGGCGCGCCATCACTGTGCCATACGACATTACACCCTGGGCGAGTTTGCACAAGAACAAGAAAGCAGCCATAAACATGTGCTGCGTCAGCACCTACGACAAGAAAAGCTTAACGCTCGCAAGTTAAAG CTTACACGAAATGGAACTGTAGAGTCCCCCGAAGCTGAGTTGCTCACCCTGGATGACATATCTGATGAAGATCTGGACGTGGAGAGCATGGAGGTGGACGACTGCTTCTTCCTTCAGCCTCTTCCCACCAAGAGGCGCAGGGCACTACTGAGGGCCTCAGGCATTGCCCGCATAGATGCCAGAGAAAAGGCTGAGCTGCGTGCCATACGTCTGTCCCGTGAGGAGTGTGGTTGTGACTGCCGCTTCTACTGTGACCCTCGGCACTGTGGCTGCAGCCAGGCTGGAATTAAGTGCCAG GTGGATCGGATGTCCTTCCCATGTGGCTGCACCCGTGACGGTTGTGGTAACACCGCTGGCCGCATCGAGTTCAACCCTCTGCGTGTGCGTACACACTATCTCCACACTATCATGAAACTTGACCATGAGAAAAGAAGCTTGCTGGGTGTTAGGTCTGGAGAAGACTGGGGAGATGAGACAGAGCTGGTCTCCTCACCATATCTGTCTCTTTCTTCCTTGGACTCAGATGTGGTAGTGGAGACCCACAGCATTCAGCAGCTTCATGAGGAGCAGTGTGACAGCTTGGAGCGCGAGAACGAAATCGCTGTGCTCCACCTCCAGAGTGCAGAGGAATGGGAGAGGAGGCAGGAGCAGGAAGAGCAGCAGGTAGAGGAGGCGCAGACCACTGACCCAACCCTTTGTCTCCTGCAAGGGTCCTTGACCAGCCAGTCTGCGATGGAGGCCATGGAGGGTGTTCTTCTAGAAGGGCCTTTTCCTGAAGGTGCAACCCTGCTGTGTATTACAGAGAACCATGCTGATGAACAGACCCAGCAGAGGTTGCTCAAAGACCCAGCTTCACTCCTCTACTATCAGGTAGACCCTGTGGAGACAGCAGCTTTTGAGACACTTCCTGCTCAATGTGAGGATGTGGTCAGCGAGGTTGGAAAGCTAGAGACGGAGACTGAGAATGATTGTCAAAAACGAGGAACCTGCAGGCAGGATTCGACTGAAAGCGTGTCTGCCGAAGTACCTCCATCTCCAGAAATTAATCCACATGGGGGAGAAGAACATCTTTGTCCAGAGCAGGCCTCGAATGATGAGGAATGCCTTGAGACCTGCCTGGCACTAGATAAAAAGGCAGTACAGCTTCCTCCAGAAGTGTAG